From a region of the Gottschalkia purinilytica genome:
- a CDS encoding phage tail assembly chaperone, whose amino-acid sequence MSNVMDLLLKSDVDKIKIPTKKVKIQSLSDSFENDVIFTIQAIPVEVYNSIQESGLEMEDGEVNNVDINKIQILTVLEGVKEPNLKSKELMSHFKAHTPTELLQKMCRPGEITSLYNIINDLCGFGKDAVSEIKNS is encoded by the coding sequence ATGAGTAATGTTATGGATTTATTACTAAAATCAGATGTAGATAAAATAAAAATACCAACTAAAAAAGTAAAAATACAAAGTCTTTCAGATTCATTTGAAAATGATGTAATATTTACTATTCAAGCTATACCTGTTGAAGTATATAACTCTATACAGGAAAGTGGATTAGAGATGGAAGATGGAGAAGTAAATAATGTTGATATAAATAAAATCCAGATTCTTACAGTATTAGAGGGAGTTAAAGAACCTAACTTAAAATCTAAAGAACTAATGAGTCATTTCAAAGCTCATACACCTACTGAACTACTTCAAAAAATGTGTAGACCAGGAGAAATAACTAGTTTATACAATATAATAAATGATTTATGTGGATTTGGAAAGGATGCAGTAAGTGAAATAAAAAACTCATAA
- a CDS encoding phage tail tube protein, whose protein sequence is MAYDSQKTISGTWGEVWLDGDYISEITGLEAKVNLTKEEVKMCGVMGKKFKVTGFEGKGTLKMNKVSSRMIMKLGNAIKEGRSVSCTIISKLKDPDANGAERIAIKDATFDEVTLSNWEAKKILEETIPFTFSDYEIYDVVEPE, encoded by the coding sequence ATGGCTTATGATTCACAAAAAACTATTTCAGGAACTTGGGGAGAAGTTTGGTTAGATGGTGACTATATTTCAGAAATTACAGGACTTGAAGCTAAAGTAAATTTAACTAAAGAAGAAGTAAAAATGTGTGGAGTTATGGGAAAAAAATTCAAAGTTACAGGTTTTGAAGGAAAAGGAACTTTAAAAATGAACAAAGTAAGTTCTAGAATGATTATGAAACTAGGTAATGCAATAAAAGAAGGACGTTCAGTATCTTGTACTATAATCTCTAAGCTTAAAGACCCAGATGCAAATGGAGCAGAAAGAATAGCTATAAAGGATGCTACATTTGATGAAGTAACTTTATCTAACTGGGAAGCAAAGAAAATATTAGAAGAAACTATACCATTTACTTTTTCTGATTATGAAATTTATGATGTTGTAGAGCCAGAGTAA
- a CDS encoding phage tail sheath subtilisin-like domain-containing protein — translation MGLPSINIIFKTKAQNVIKRGERGIVALILKDTLSSENPLSITSVSEIPSSLTLENRNQIELALRGGVKSPRKVIAYVVPNDATSYDSALNYLETTKFDYLVIPEIAEAEVTTISSWIKDCRDKKDIKVKAVLPHADNADSEGVINFATDDIKVKDKVYTAAQYCSRIAGILAGTPLNMSATYQVLPEVEDVSHLTKAEFDKAIDSGKLVLMNDGEKVKIARAVNSLVTTTQEKGEDFKKTLIVDKCDMWHDDVKRTVADYYLGKYVNNYDSKIILITAIQAYNDQLVLEGLLDGSSIDYNRVFIDLDVQKQYLKEIGEDVDSMNEQQLKEANTKDKVFLGSNLKWNDAMEDFSINVSI, via the coding sequence ATGGGCTTACCTTCAATTAATATAATTTTTAAAACTAAAGCTCAAAATGTAATCAAAAGAGGAGAAAGAGGTATAGTAGCTTTAATACTAAAAGATACATTATCTTCTGAGAATCCTTTAAGCATTACATCAGTATCAGAAATTCCTAGTTCATTAACTTTGGAAAATAGAAATCAAATAGAATTAGCATTAAGAGGTGGAGTTAAATCACCTAGAAAGGTTATAGCTTATGTAGTACCAAATGATGCTACTAGCTATGATAGTGCTTTAAATTATCTAGAAACTACTAAATTTGATTATTTAGTTATACCAGAAATAGCAGAAGCAGAAGTAACTACTATATCAAGTTGGATAAAAGATTGTAGAGATAAAAAAGATATAAAAGTAAAAGCAGTATTACCTCATGCAGATAATGCAGATAGTGAAGGTGTAATTAACTTTGCTACTGATGATATAAAAGTTAAGGACAAGGTTTATACAGCAGCTCAATACTGTTCGAGAATTGCAGGAATATTAGCAGGAACACCTTTAAATATGAGTGCTACTTATCAAGTTCTTCCAGAAGTAGAAGATGTATCTCATTTAACTAAAGCTGAATTTGACAAAGCAATAGATAGTGGAAAGCTTGTTCTTATGAATGATGGAGAAAAAGTTAAGATAGCAAGAGCGGTAAACTCACTTGTAACAACTACTCAAGAAAAAGGAGAAGACTTTAAGAAAACACTTATAGTAGACAAATGTGATATGTGGCATGATGATGTAAAAAGAACAGTTGCTGATTATTATTTAGGAAAGTATGTTAACAACTATGATAGTAAAATAATTTTAATCACTGCTATACAAGCATATAACGATCAGCTTGTATTAGAAGGATTATTAGATGGTTCTTCTATAGACTACAATAGAGTGTTTATAGACTTAGATGTTCAAAAGCAATACCTAAAAGAAATTGGTGAAGATGTTGATAGTATGAATGAACAACAATTAAAAGAAGCAAATACAAAAGACAAAGTTTTCCTAGGAAGTAATTTAAAATGGAATGACGCTATGGAAGACTTTAGTATTAACGTATCTATATAG
- a CDS encoding phage tail terminator family protein — translation MLSFNDIRDSFILKLSERYPNTNIYDESIQQGFEEPAFFVQFIPISTTRESKTTKSRLITVDIQYFPKNVNDSEEIFKIADELENAFQGYIEVKDRKLKLENIKYKIVHDGIGNVLHFEITINYLETIPFEEKGETAKEVILKQTK, via the coding sequence ATGTTAAGTTTTAATGATATAAGGGATTCTTTCATTTTAAAGCTAAGTGAAAGATACCCAAATACAAATATATATGACGAAAGTATACAGCAGGGATTTGAAGAGCCTGCTTTTTTTGTACAATTTATTCCTATTTCAACTACAAGAGAAAGTAAGACTACAAAATCAAGATTGATTACTGTAGATATTCAGTATTTCCCGAAAAATGTTAATGATAGTGAGGAAATTTTTAAGATAGCTGATGAATTGGAGAATGCTTTTCAAGGCTATATTGAGGTGAAAGACAGAAAGTTAAAATTAGAAAATATTAAATACAAGATTGTACATGATGGAATAGGAAATGTACTACATTTTGAAATAACAATAAACTATTTAGAAACAATTCCTTTTGAAGAAAAAGGAGAAACAGCGAAAGAAGTAATTTTAAAACAGACAAAATAG
- a CDS encoding HK97 gp10 family phage protein, which translates to MSFEINNLDKWTEKLDNLQARFPIEIENFMIDVAKKLYKELKERTPVDNNAKEKSNDLKESWKVGNLVRNGDKYYIEIFTKVKDATNVEYGYRKPQEKGKSPDDKSIVYIPGYHMVKISVEELNKQLPSYFQKWIKNNGGIM; encoded by the coding sequence ATGAGTTTTGAAATTAATAACTTAGATAAATGGACGGAAAAACTAGACAACCTTCAAGCTAGATTTCCAATAGAAATAGAAAATTTCATGATAGATGTGGCTAAGAAGCTATATAAGGAACTTAAAGAAAGAACTCCAGTAGATAATAATGCTAAAGAAAAGTCAAATGACTTAAAAGAAAGCTGGAAAGTTGGAAACTTAGTAAGAAATGGTGACAAATACTATATAGAGATATTCACAAAAGTTAAAGATGCAACTAATGTTGAGTATGGATATAGAAAGCCTCAAGAAAAGGGAAAAAGTCCAGATGATAAAAGTATAGTCTATATTCCAGGTTATCATATGGTGAAAATTTCAGTAGAAGAGCTGAATAAACAACTACCTTCATATTTTCAAAAATGGATAAAAAATAATGGAGGAATAATGTAA
- a CDS encoding phage scaffolding protein codes for MMHLKELLGKELYSHVVQKLGNKQKIVLISNGDWIPKDKFNSINEERKLLKSELKEKDNELIHLSKEVQRNEDLLREIKILKRLNKKLKEKHKNKIREIKFDNSLNEYIAKSKAKNPELVKKLIKLQYVKLYNQDPLWIEQQVKQLKETDGYLFD; via the coding sequence ATGATGCATTTGAAAGAATTACTTGGTAAAGAACTTTATAGCCACGTGGTACAAAAACTAGGTAATAAACAAAAAATAGTATTGATATCCAATGGAGATTGGATACCAAAAGACAAATTTAATTCAATTAATGAAGAAAGAAAACTACTGAAAAGTGAGTTAAAAGAAAAAGATAACGAACTGATACATTTATCTAAGGAAGTACAAAGAAATGAAGATCTATTAAGGGAAATTAAAATACTAAAGAGGTTAAATAAGAAACTTAAGGAAAAACATAAAAATAAGATAAGAGAAATAAAGTTTGATAATAGCTTAAATGAATATATAGCTAAATCAAAGGCTAAAAATCCTGAACTAGTTAAGAAACTAATAAAGCTACAATATGTCAAACTTTATAATCAGGATCCATTATGGATAGAACAACAAGTAAAGCAACTAAAAGAAACAGATGGTTATTTATTTGATTAA
- a CDS encoding helix-turn-helix domain-containing protein, with product MGKKDNKRILGEVIKKRRIEKKLTQLKVSESTGISRNYISEIENGIYMPSVNTLFKLASFLEINLDCLLNDVNTNQTKQIYR from the coding sequence ATGGGAAAAAAAGATAATAAAAGAATTTTAGGAGAAGTCATAAAAAAGAGAAGAATTGAAAAGAAGTTAACACAGTTAAAAGTATCAGAAAGTACAGGCATATCACGAAACTATATATCTGAAATAGAGAATGGAATATATATGCCTAGTGTAAATACTTTATTCAAATTAGCTTCTTTTTTAGAAATAAATCTAGATTGCTTATTAAATGACGTAAATACAAATCAAACAAAACAGATATATAGATAA
- a CDS encoding helix-turn-helix domain-containing protein has product MSIGRNIKKYRKERKLTQKDLSKMANISRSYLADVENERYNPSLIVLNAIAESLNINTSQLLDGVDSKESPQFETPEEAMEFILKQPAIMGFGGFDINTMDDDQILDFANELLRQLKLISYKYKK; this is encoded by the coding sequence ATGTCTATAGGTAGAAATATAAAAAAGTATAGGAAAGAAAGAAAGTTAACTCAAAAAGATTTATCTAAAATGGCTAATATATCCCGCTCTTACTTGGCTGATGTTGAAAATGAAAGATACAATCCTAGTTTAATAGTTCTAAATGCTATAGCTGAATCACTTAATATAAATACTAGTCAATTATTAGATGGAGTAGACTCTAAAGAAAGTCCACAATTTGAAACCCCTGAAGAGGCTATGGAATTCATACTTAAACAACCTGCAATTATGGGTTTTGGTGGTTTCGACATAAACACAATGGATGATGACCAAATATTAGATTTTGCTAATGAATTATTAAGACAACTAAAACTTATAAGTTATAAATATAAGAAATGA
- a CDS encoding ImmA/IrrE family metallo-endopeptidase yields MNWIDDYVYGLIEFFKTDNIYDLYDYLGIQINKLDKDNILLLGNDGLYHRDFLDKEIVFIRNDLSIEYEKFILAHELGHAIIHTDIYNAAFNKSLVNKGKIEKQANYFAFKLLNIKFDSVELEGFTLDQISHAIGLPTRVLDIF; encoded by the coding sequence ATGAATTGGATTGACGATTACGTTTATGGTTTAATTGAATTTTTTAAAACAGATAATATATATGATCTCTATGATTATTTAGGAATACAAATAAATAAATTAGATAAAGACAATATTCTATTACTTGGTAATGATGGTCTATATCATAGAGATTTTCTGGATAAAGAAATAGTTTTTATAAGAAATGATTTGAGTATCGAATATGAAAAGTTTATACTAGCACATGAATTAGGTCATGCTATAATACATACTGATATTTATAATGCCGCTTTTAATAAAAGTCTAGTGAATAAAGGAAAAATAGAAAAACAAGCAAATTACTTTGCATTTAAGTTATTAAACATTAAATTTGACAGTGTAGAATTAGAAGGTTTTACACTTGACCAGATATCTCATGCTATCGGATTACCTACACGTGTATTGGATATTTTTTAA